One Streptomyces coeruleorubidus DNA segment encodes these proteins:
- a CDS encoding type 1 glutamine amidotransferase family protein yields the protein MNAIADRKPVHLAVYDTLADWETGHATAHLARAGHRIRTVGPSTEPVTSIGGLRIQPDTALDEVRPEDSSLLILPGADLWDTGDDLAPFARKARAFLAAGVPVAAICGATAGLAREGLLDDRSHTSAVSFYLAATGYAGGERYVEADAVTDGNLVTAGPTEPVAFAREIFRLLGVYEGEVLDAWYRLFHDSDAAAYAVLEKAGAA from the coding sequence ATGAACGCCATCGCAGACCGCAAGCCCGTCCATCTCGCCGTCTACGACACCCTCGCCGACTGGGAGACGGGCCACGCCACGGCCCATCTCGCCCGCGCCGGACACCGGATCCGCACCGTCGGCCCGTCCACGGAGCCGGTCACCAGCATCGGCGGACTGCGCATCCAGCCCGACACGGCCCTGGACGAGGTGCGGCCCGAGGACAGCTCCCTGCTGATCCTCCCGGGCGCCGACCTCTGGGACACGGGTGACGACCTGGCGCCCTTCGCCCGCAAGGCCCGGGCGTTCCTGGCGGCGGGCGTGCCGGTCGCCGCGATCTGCGGGGCCACCGCCGGGCTCGCCCGGGAGGGCCTGCTCGACGACCGGTCCCACACCAGCGCGGTCTCCTTCTACCTGGCCGCGACCGGCTACGCGGGCGGCGAGCGCTACGTCGAGGCCGACGCCGTCACCGACGGAAACCTCGTCACCGCGGGCCCGACCGAGCCCGTCGCCTTCGCCCGGGAGATCTTCCGGCTGCTCGGTGTGTACGAGGGCGAGGTGCTCGACGCCTGGTACCGGCTGTTCCACGACTCCGACGCGGCGGCGTACGCCGTGCTGGAGAAGGCCGGGGCGGCATGA
- a CDS encoding MarR family winged helix-turn-helix transcriptional regulator produces MSRERQDLLSRSALGVFRLNGQFLAVAEELARPAGLTAAWWQVLGAVLGEPLPVSGIARAMGITRQSVQRIADLLVERGLAEYRPNPAHRRAKLLAPTEQGRAAIARIDPGHAAFADRLAEAFGEAELAEAVRVLERLSKVLDQEGLPVPPVTEP; encoded by the coding sequence ATGAGCCGGGAGCGTCAGGACCTGCTCAGCCGCAGCGCCCTCGGGGTGTTCCGGCTGAACGGCCAGTTCCTCGCCGTCGCGGAGGAACTGGCCCGGCCGGCCGGGCTCACCGCCGCCTGGTGGCAGGTGCTCGGCGCGGTCCTCGGCGAGCCGCTGCCCGTCTCCGGCATCGCCCGCGCCATGGGCATCACGCGGCAGAGCGTGCAGCGCATCGCCGACCTGCTGGTGGAGCGCGGGCTCGCCGAGTACCGGCCGAACCCCGCGCACCGCCGCGCCAAGCTCCTCGCGCCGACCGAGCAGGGGCGTGCGGCGATCGCCCGCATCGACCCCGGGCACGCGGCGTTCGCCGACCGGCTGGCCGAGGCGTTCGGGGAGGCGGAGCTGGCGGAGGCGGTGCGGGTGCTGGAACGGCTGTCGAAGGTGCTCGACCAGGAGGGGCTGCCCGTCCCGCCTGTTACGGAACCGTAG
- a CDS encoding serine/threonine-protein kinase — MEKLGPGDPQHIGAYRLLARLGAGGMGHVYLARSERGRTVAVKLVRGELAAQEEFRERFRQEVQAARRVGGYWTAPVLDADTEAAVPWVATGYVAGPSLQQVVGHDHGALPERTVRILAAGLAHALKDIHAAGIVHRDLKPSNVLVTIDGPRVIDFGIARALQTVTDVGLTRTGALVGSPGFMAPEQVRGARITPACDVFCLGSVLAYAATGALPFGTANSGVHALMFRIAQEEPDLEGVPEGIADLVRDCLRKDPAARPSLDRILERTGADDTVSDGRAVDPWLPSALVAQLGRHAVRLLDAEDPEGEAAGERAGGAGLPDLPVEQRGSGPDESPGPDPTPEHAPAADESSPGPALPPAPATAPAAPPGPPPPGRPGEGPPLNHLPTMVVGPSTAPAPQQAPGAPSHPQAPPPPYPAYGYPQQHPHPGAPGAAPPYHPAYGGLGSTPPYGPPPYGTSPPYGTTPPYGPQEPARRNGRSTALLVVIALVVALAAGGSVYALMQGGDGDRAGGDPTPTQSTGAPPTTPGPSPTTSAPDTSASPTDGSIPTAYLGTWTTTIDNADGRHTRRLTIQQGEPGDTVLSLVADGPTKGGGSYHCVFEGELTDAPDADGPVRIGPSTVTVGQPRTACTPGAATEITVLSDGTLQRVNSSSGERLTYTRQ; from the coding sequence ATGGAGAAGCTGGGGCCCGGGGATCCGCAGCATATTGGTGCTTATCGGCTGCTGGCGCGGCTCGGTGCGGGTGGCATGGGGCACGTGTATCTGGCCCGCTCGGAGCGGGGTCGTACGGTCGCCGTGAAACTCGTGCGCGGGGAGCTGGCCGCGCAGGAGGAATTCCGCGAGCGGTTCCGGCAGGAGGTGCAGGCCGCGCGGCGGGTCGGCGGGTACTGGACGGCGCCGGTGCTGGACGCGGACACCGAGGCGGCGGTGCCGTGGGTGGCCACCGGGTACGTCGCCGGGCCGAGCCTGCAGCAGGTCGTCGGACACGACCACGGCGCCCTGCCCGAGCGGACGGTCCGCATCCTCGCGGCCGGGCTCGCGCACGCGCTGAAGGACATCCACGCCGCGGGCATCGTCCACCGCGACCTCAAGCCGTCCAACGTCCTGGTCACCATCGACGGCCCGCGCGTCATCGACTTCGGTATCGCCCGGGCCCTGCAGACCGTGACGGACGTCGGGCTCACCCGCACCGGCGCGCTCGTCGGATCGCCCGGGTTCATGGCGCCCGAGCAGGTGCGGGGCGCCCGCATCACCCCGGCGTGCGACGTCTTCTGCCTCGGCTCGGTCCTCGCCTACGCCGCCACCGGCGCCCTGCCCTTCGGCACCGCCAACAGCGGCGTGCACGCCCTGATGTTCCGCATCGCCCAGGAGGAACCGGACCTGGAGGGCGTCCCCGAGGGCATCGCCGACCTGGTCCGTGACTGCCTGCGCAAGGACCCCGCCGCACGCCCGTCCCTCGACCGCATCCTGGAGCGCACCGGAGCGGACGACACCGTCTCCGACGGCCGCGCCGTCGACCCCTGGCTGCCGAGCGCCCTGGTCGCCCAACTCGGGCGGCACGCGGTGCGGTTGCTGGACGCGGAGGATCCGGAAGGGGAGGCCGCAGGGGAGCGGGCCGGTGGCGCCGGCCTCCCGGACCTCCCTGTGGAGCAGCGGGGTTCCGGTCCTGACGAGAGCCCCGGCCCCGACCCGACACCCGAGCACGCCCCCGCCGCCGACGAATCGTCCCCGGGCCCCGCGCTGCCCCCGGCCCCCGCGACGGCGCCCGCCGCGCCCCCCGGCCCGCCCCCGCCGGGCCGCCCGGGCGAGGGCCCGCCGCTGAACCATCTGCCCACCATGGTCGTCGGCCCGAGCACCGCCCCGGCGCCCCAGCAGGCCCCGGGCGCCCCGTCCCACCCGCAGGCACCTCCGCCCCCGTACCCGGCGTACGGCTACCCCCAGCAGCACCCCCACCCCGGCGCCCCGGGCGCCGCCCCGCCGTACCACCCCGCCTACGGCGGTCTCGGCTCCACCCCGCCCTACGGCCCGCCGCCGTACGGCACGAGCCCGCCCTACGGCACGACCCCGCCCTACGGTCCACAGGAGCCGGCACGGAGAAACGGCCGTTCCACCGCACTGCTCGTCGTGATCGCCCTGGTCGTCGCGCTGGCCGCGGGCGGCTCGGTGTACGCGCTGATGCAGGGCGGCGACGGCGACCGGGCCGGCGGCGACCCCACCCCCACGCAGAGCACCGGCGCGCCCCCGACCACGCCGGGCCCGTCCCCGACGACCTCGGCGCCGGACACCTCCGCCTCTCCGACGGACGGCTCGATTCCGACGGCGTACCTGGGCACCTGGACCACGACCATCGACAACGCCGACGGCCGGCACACCCGTCGGCTGACCATCCAGCAGGGCGAGCCCGGCGACACGGTCCTGTCCCTCGTGGCCGACGGCCCCACGAAGGGGGGCGGCAGCTACCACTGCGTCTTCGAGGGCGAACTGACCGACGCCCCCGATGCCGACGGCCCGGTGAGGATCGGCCCGTCCACCGTGACCGTCGGGCAGCCGCGCACCGCCTGCACCCCGGGCGCCGCCACCGAGATCACCGTCCTTTCGGACGGCACGCTCCAGCGCGTGAACTCAAGCAGCGGGGAGCGGCTGACGTACACGAGGCAGTGA
- a CDS encoding M20/M25/M40 family metallo-hydrolase — protein MRPSRRTVLTATAALGAAGAAAGTAEAASQPEAGRPPATAQRPTRELRALLREIDPARIERTVRRLVSFGTRHTLSSQDDPARGIGAARDWLLSELRTYAAASGGRMTVELQSYVQEPAPRIPAPTRITNVVATLRGSVTPDRVYVVAGHYDSRVTDVMDATSDAPGADDDASGVAVVLELARVMARRRPASTIVFAAVAGEEQGLYGSGHMAQQLKAAGADVQGMFTNDIVGSSTADDGTRDPYTIRLFAEGVPSSETGEQAAIRRSVGGENDSATRQLARFVRDVADNDATGMHVRVIYRRDRYRRGGDHIPFLERGYPAARFTEPAEDFAHQHQDVRVDDTGKQYGDLPEFCDFGLIARVARVNAATLWTLSQAPGTPRDAKIVTSTLTNSTELVWTRGTEPDLVGYEVVWRETTTPEWTHVIPVGDATTHEVDLSKDNVFFGVRAVNRAGLRSPVAFPDPA, from the coding sequence ATGCGCCCCAGCAGAAGAACGGTCCTGACCGCGACGGCGGCGTTAGGAGCGGCAGGGGCGGCGGCGGGCACGGCCGAGGCCGCATCGCAGCCGGAAGCCGGGCGCCCCCCTGCCACGGCCCAGCGCCCCACCCGCGAACTCCGCGCCCTGCTGCGGGAGATCGACCCGGCCCGCATCGAGCGGACGGTGCGGCGGCTCGTCTCCTTCGGCACCCGCCACACCCTCTCCTCCCAGGACGACCCCGCCCGCGGCATAGGCGCCGCCCGGGACTGGCTCCTCTCCGAACTGCGCACGTACGCCGCCGCGTCCGGCGGTCGGATGACGGTGGAGCTCCAGTCGTACGTCCAGGAACCTGCCCCGCGCATCCCGGCCCCCACCCGCATCACGAACGTCGTCGCCACCCTCCGCGGCTCGGTCACCCCCGACCGCGTCTACGTCGTCGCCGGGCACTACGACTCCCGCGTCACGGACGTCATGGACGCCACGTCCGACGCACCCGGCGCGGACGACGACGCCTCGGGCGTGGCCGTGGTCCTGGAACTGGCCCGGGTCATGGCCAGACGCCGCCCGGCGTCGACGATCGTCTTCGCGGCGGTGGCGGGGGAGGAGCAGGGCCTGTACGGATCGGGCCACATGGCGCAGCAGCTCAAGGCCGCCGGGGCGGACGTCCAGGGGATGTTCACCAACGACATCGTCGGCAGCTCCACGGCCGACGACGGAACGCGGGACCCGTACACGATCCGCCTGTTCGCCGAGGGCGTCCCGTCCTCCGAGACCGGGGAACAGGCGGCGATACGCCGCTCGGTGGGCGGCGAGAACGACTCCGCGACCCGCCAGCTGGCCCGCTTCGTCCGCGACGTGGCCGACAACGACGCGACCGGCATGCACGTCCGGGTGATCTACCGCCGCGACCGCTATCGCCGGGGCGGCGACCACATCCCGTTCCTCGAACGCGGCTACCCGGCCGCCCGCTTCACCGAACCGGCCGAGGACTTCGCCCACCAGCACCAGGACGTACGCGTCGACGACACGGGCAAGCAGTACGGCGACCTGCCGGAGTTCTGCGACTTCGGCCTCATCGCGAGAGTTGCCCGGGTCAACGCGGCGACCCTGTGGACCCTCTCCCAGGCCCCCGGCACGCCGAGGGACGCGAAGATCGTCACGTCGACCCTCACGAATTCCACGGAGCTGGTCTGGACCCGGGGCACGGAACCCGACCTGGTCGGCTACGAGGTGGTCTGGCGCGAGACGACGACCCCCGAGTGGACCCACGTCATCCCGGTGGGCGACGCGACGACCCACGAGGTGGACCTGTCGAAGGACAACGTGTTCTTCGGCGTAAGGGCGGTAAACCGGGCTGGTCTACGCAGCCCCGTGGCGTTTCCCGACCCCGCTTGA
- a CDS encoding SLATT domain-containing protein, with the protein MGQPEMQPEGPPQDGRGEGAARLRPGDLAGRAFPLGDWGEPAVRLDELYRWVERGALQTAAWYLEDRVWKRRCARVLRCGAAVGAVTGVALPLLDLTGVAGGIAPWGCLALLLGVACVAVDRYFGVTSGWMRDVATAQAVQRRLQALQFDWAAECVREVLGPAEGTASEAAERCLGVLRRFSEDVSELVRGETAEWVGEFRSGGAPVGLQAVVFSGGGRGGEAGGFHGRFSVPPGGGARPNMPRQRPPEPR; encoded by the coding sequence GTGGGTCAGCCGGAGATGCAGCCCGAGGGGCCGCCTCAGGACGGACGGGGCGAGGGGGCGGCCCGGCTGCGGCCGGGCGATCTGGCCGGGCGGGCCTTTCCGCTCGGGGACTGGGGGGAGCCGGCGGTCCGGCTGGACGAGCTGTACCGGTGGGTGGAGCGCGGGGCGCTGCAGACGGCGGCCTGGTATCTCGAGGACCGGGTGTGGAAGCGGCGGTGCGCGCGGGTGCTGCGCTGTGGGGCCGCGGTGGGGGCGGTCACCGGGGTCGCGCTGCCCCTGCTGGATCTGACCGGGGTCGCGGGCGGGATCGCGCCCTGGGGGTGTCTGGCGCTGCTGCTGGGGGTGGCGTGTGTGGCCGTCGACCGGTACTTCGGGGTGACGTCGGGGTGGATGCGGGATGTGGCTACCGCGCAGGCCGTGCAGCGGCGGTTGCAGGCGCTTCAGTTCGACTGGGCGGCGGAGTGCGTACGGGAGGTTCTGGGGCCGGCGGAGGGGACGGCGAGCGAGGCGGCCGAGCGGTGTCTCGGGGTGCTGCGGAGGTTCTCCGAGGATGTGAGTGAGCTGGTGCGGGGGGAGACGGCGGAGTGGGTGGGGGAGTTCAGGAGCGGGGGTGCGCCTGTGGGGTTGCAGGCGGTGGTGTTCTCGGGGGGTGGGCGCGGGGGCGAGGCGGGGGGCTTCCATGGGCGGTTCTCCGTGCCGCCGGGGGGTGGTGCGAGGCCGAACATGCCTCGGCAGCGGCCGCCGGAGCCGCGGTGA
- a CDS encoding YbaB/EbfC family nucleoid-associated protein, with the protein MIPGGGQPNMQQLLQQAQKMQQDLARAQEELAQTEVDGQAGGGLVTATVTGAGELRNLKIDPKAVDPEDTETLADLVVAAVHAANENAQALQQEKLGPLAQGLGGGGIPGLPF; encoded by the coding sequence GTGATCCCCGGTGGTGGCCAGCCCAATATGCAGCAGCTGCTCCAGCAGGCCCAGAAGATGCAACAGGACCTGGCGCGGGCGCAGGAGGAACTGGCGCAGACGGAGGTCGACGGCCAGGCGGGCGGCGGCCTCGTGACCGCGACCGTCACCGGCGCCGGAGAGCTGCGCAACCTCAAGATCGACCCGAAGGCGGTGGACCCGGAGGACACCGAGACCCTCGCCGACCTGGTCGTGGCGGCTGTGCACGCGGCCAACGAGAACGCGCAGGCGCTCCAGCAGGAGAAACTGGGCCCGCTCGCGCAGGGGCTGGGCGGCGGCGGCATCCCCGGTCTGCCGTTCTGA
- the recR gene encoding recombination mediator RecR has product MYEGVVQDLIDELGRLPGVGPKSAQRIAFHILQAEPTDVRRLAQALMEVKAKVRFCATCGNVAQEELCNICRDTRRDPAVICVVEEPKDVVAIERTREFRGRYHVLGGAISPIDGVGPDDLRIRELLARLADGTVTELILATDPNLEGEATATYLARMIKPMGLKVTRLASGLPVGGDLEYADEVTLGRAFEGRRLLDV; this is encoded by the coding sequence TTGTACGAAGGCGTGGTCCAGGACCTGATCGACGAGCTGGGGCGGCTGCCCGGCGTCGGTCCGAAGAGCGCCCAGCGGATCGCCTTCCACATCCTGCAGGCGGAGCCCACGGACGTACGACGGCTCGCCCAGGCCCTCATGGAGGTCAAGGCCAAGGTCCGCTTCTGCGCGACCTGCGGCAACGTCGCGCAGGAAGAGCTGTGCAACATCTGCCGCGACACCCGCCGCGACCCCGCCGTCATCTGCGTCGTCGAGGAACCGAAGGACGTGGTGGCGATCGAGCGCACCCGTGAGTTCCGGGGCCGCTACCACGTCCTGGGCGGCGCGATCAGCCCGATCGACGGGGTGGGGCCGGACGACCTGCGGATCAGGGAACTCCTGGCGCGCCTGGCCGACGGCACGGTCACGGAACTCATCCTCGCCACGGACCCGAATCTCGAAGGCGAGGCGACGGCGACGTACCTCGCCCGCATGATCAAGCCCATGGGCCTGAAGGTCACCCGCCTGGCCAGCGGCCTCCCGGTGGGTGGCGACCTGGAATACGCGGACGAGGTGACCCTCGGTCGCGCCTTCGAGGGGAGACGACTCCTAGATGTCTGA
- a CDS encoding DUF5063 domain-containing protein encodes MSDATLHATDQNPDDFAVQIADQVESFLVAVTEIAKADEPESAVPFLLLEVSQLLLAGGRLGAHEDIVPDERYEPDSGPEPDVDELRENLARLLDPIDVYSEVFDPYEPRKAPVPARISDDLTDVITDLRHGMAHYRAGRTTEALWWWQFSYFSNWGSTASATLRALQSVLAHVRLNQPLAELDGLDTDQAMGDDTLEIEAGRVMVEEIAEPLGLRPAK; translated from the coding sequence ATGTCTGACGCCACGCTGCACGCGACCGACCAGAACCCGGACGACTTCGCCGTCCAGATCGCGGACCAGGTCGAGAGCTTCCTGGTCGCCGTCACGGAGATCGCGAAGGCCGACGAGCCGGAATCGGCCGTCCCCTTCCTGCTCCTGGAGGTCTCCCAACTCCTCCTGGCCGGCGGCCGCCTCGGCGCGCACGAGGACATCGTGCCGGACGAGCGCTACGAGCCCGACTCGGGCCCCGAGCCGGACGTCGACGAGCTCCGCGAGAACCTGGCCCGCCTCCTCGACCCCATCGACGTCTACTCGGAGGTCTTCGACCCCTACGAGCCCCGCAAGGCTCCGGTCCCGGCCCGTATCTCCGACGACCTCACCGACGTCATCACCGACCTGCGCCACGGCATGGCCCACTACCGGGCGGGCCGCACCACGGAGGCCCTGTGGTGGTGGCAGTTCTCCTACTTCTCCAACTGGGGCTCCACCGCCTCCGCGACCCTGAGGGCCCTCCAGTCGGTCCTCGCCCACGTCCGCCTCAACCAGCCCCTGGCCGAACTCGACGGTCTGGACACGGACCAGGCCATGGGCGACGACACCCTGGAGATCGAGGCGGGCAGGGTGATGGTGGAGGAGATCGCGGAGCCGCTGGGCCTGCGGCCGGCCAAGTAG
- a CDS encoding helix-turn-helix domain-containing protein yields MDAVSAQYNSNSQPPVAWRYSGNQMKRWRMKANISREELAAANYSLDTIKSMEQGVRMHVPGLPRRVRGGPGGRGGRRTGRRVHPRHVPGRPQSRVRGRGRRPPAAEVRAAGGLRSKAERAL; encoded by the coding sequence GTGGACGCTGTGTCGGCCCAGTACAACTCCAATTCCCAGCCGCCGGTCGCCTGGCGCTACAGCGGGAACCAGATGAAGCGCTGGCGCATGAAGGCGAACATCAGCCGGGAGGAACTGGCCGCCGCCAACTACTCCCTGGACACCATCAAGTCCATGGAGCAGGGCGTACGCATGCATGTGCCCGGACTGCCGCGCCGAGTACGAGGCGGACCTGGCGGCCGAGGCGGCCGGAGAACTGGACGCCGGGTACATCCCAGACACGTTCCTGGCCGACCCCAGTCCCGTGTACGAGGTCGTGGACGTCGCCCGCCCGCGGCCGAGGTACGGGCCGCGGGCGGCCTGCGCTCGAAGGCCGAGAGGGCGCTGTGA
- a CDS encoding Uma2 family endonuclease, with amino-acid sequence MTPRTEHRPQMTVEEFEELERHAPETVRLEFINGKVVVKPMTDGNHREMIAWLQPVCMQHRPDLWLHAESGLKTERYRKGRARADGVLVRVGGLKGQGEWSEADGALMAVEITSYDSDTNQRDRVEKPDGYAAAGIPVYLLIDRDDASVVVFNQPENGRYRHEEKLPFGATVKLPKPVDFALDTEPLKEFVD; translated from the coding sequence ATGACCCCGAGGACCGAGCACCGGCCGCAGATGACTGTCGAGGAGTTCGAGGAGCTCGAACGCCATGCCCCGGAGACCGTGCGGCTGGAGTTCATCAATGGGAAGGTCGTGGTCAAGCCCATGACGGACGGCAACCACCGCGAGATGATCGCGTGGCTGCAACCAGTGTGCATGCAACATCGCCCTGATCTGTGGCTGCACGCGGAGAGCGGGCTGAAGACGGAGCGTTACCGCAAGGGGCGCGCTCGTGCCGACGGAGTGCTCGTCCGGGTGGGTGGGCTCAAGGGCCAAGGGGAGTGGTCGGAAGCGGACGGCGCCCTGATGGCGGTCGAGATCACGTCGTACGACTCCGACACGAACCAGCGCGACCGCGTCGAGAAGCCCGACGGCTACGCGGCAGCCGGCATTCCCGTCTACCTCCTCATCGACCGGGACGACGCATCGGTCGTCGTGTTCAACCAGCCCGAGAACGGCCGCTATCGCCACGAGGAGAAGCTGCCCTTCGGCGCCACCGTCAAGCTCCCCAAGCCGGTCGACTTCGCCCTGGACACCGAGCCGCTGAAGGAGTTCGTCGACTGA
- a CDS encoding PhzF family phenazine biosynthesis protein: MEILRYLAFSTDPKGGNPAGVVLDATGVDDATMLATAAEVGYSETAFVTESGDGSLDVRYFSPLAEVPFCGHATIATAVAHAERHGTGRLRLRTAAGPVTVTTDRAADGTLEATLVSVAPRTAPLEEADLAELLGILGWSAGDLDPALPPRAAFGGAWHPVIAAASRDRLAGGLDYDMAALGALMARKDWTTIDLVWRESPTVFHARNPFPPGGVVEDPATGAAAAAFGGYLRELGLVPVPATVTVHQGVDMGRPSTITVTVPAEAGTGIGVTGAAVRL, translated from the coding sequence ATGGAGATATTGCGCTACCTGGCGTTCAGCACGGATCCCAAGGGCGGCAACCCCGCGGGGGTGGTGCTGGACGCCACCGGGGTCGACGACGCGACGATGCTGGCGACGGCGGCCGAAGTCGGCTACTCCGAGACGGCGTTCGTGACGGAGTCCGGCGACGGCTCCCTGGACGTGCGGTACTTCAGCCCGCTCGCCGAGGTGCCGTTCTGCGGCCACGCGACGATCGCCACGGCCGTCGCCCACGCGGAGCGGCACGGCACCGGACGCCTGCGGCTGCGCACGGCGGCGGGCCCTGTCACCGTCACCACCGACCGGGCGGCGGACGGCACCCTCGAGGCGACCCTGGTGAGCGTCGCACCGCGTACGGCACCGCTCGAGGAAGCCGACCTGGCCGAGCTGCTGGGGATTCTGGGCTGGTCCGCCGGGGACCTGGACCCGGCGCTGCCGCCCCGGGCGGCCTTCGGCGGAGCCTGGCACCCGGTCATCGCTGCGGCGAGCCGGGACCGGCTGGCCGGCGGCCTGGACTACGACATGGCCGCGCTCGGCGCCCTCATGGCCCGCAAGGACTGGACCACGATCGACCTGGTCTGGCGGGAGTCCCCCACGGTCTTCCACGCCCGCAACCCGTTCCCGCCCGGCGGTGTGGTCGAGGACCCGGCCACGGGTGCGGCGGCGGCCGCGTTCGGCGGCTACCTGCGGGAACTCGGGCTCGTCCCGGTCCCCGCGACAGTGACCGTTCACCAGGGCGTGGACATGGGACGGCCGAGCACGATCACGGTGACGGTACCGGCGGAGGCGGGCACGGGGATCGGCGTGACCGGCGCGGCCGTACGGCTCTGA
- a CDS encoding SgcJ/EcaC family oxidoreductase, producing the protein MNRRPVRRRIAVATAVAVLAAGTFAVGAGVAGADSRGTSETKSAKMATEAQVLGLFDQWNAALQTGDPQQVADLYAKDAVLLPTVSNNVRTDRAEIVDYFEHFLQNKPHGTKVESIVSVLDSDTVIDTGVYEFALTDHATGAKNTVKARYTYAYEKQSDGKWLIVNHHSSKMPES; encoded by the coding sequence ATGAACCGTCGCCCCGTACGCCGTCGCATAGCCGTCGCCACCGCTGTCGCCGTCCTGGCCGCCGGCACCTTCGCCGTCGGTGCCGGGGTCGCCGGAGCCGACTCGCGCGGCACGTCCGAGACGAAGTCCGCCAAGATGGCCACCGAGGCGCAGGTGCTCGGGCTGTTCGACCAGTGGAACGCGGCGCTGCAGACCGGCGACCCGCAGCAGGTCGCCGACCTGTACGCCAAGGACGCGGTCCTGCTGCCGACCGTCTCCAACAACGTCCGTACGGACAGAGCCGAGATCGTCGACTACTTCGAGCACTTCCTCCAGAACAAGCCGCACGGCACGAAGGTCGAGTCGATCGTCAGTGTTCTCGACAGCGACACCGTCATCGACACCGGTGTGTACGAGTTCGCGCTCACCGACCACGCGACGGGCGCGAAGAACACCGTCAAGGCCCGCTACACGTACGCCTATGAGAAGCAGTCCGACGGCAAGTGGCTGATCGTCAACCACCACTCCTCGAAGATGCCCGAGAGCTGA